The Cyclobacterium amurskyense genome contains the following window.
AGTGCCATAGATGTATCTGCTACGATTCTGGAACTTGCCGGATTAAGCATTCCTGAAACCATTCAGGGAGTAAGTTTCTCCAAGGTACTTCAAGACCATAAGGTCATTATTCGCGAAGCAGCCTTTGCTGAACGTAACTGGCACCGGTATAGCATGCATGAAAGGATGGTGCGTATGGGAGATTGGATTTACATAAGAAACAATTGGCCAAATAAGAGAAACCTATCCGGTGAGTCAGATCCACATGCCTTTCCAGCCGCTAAAGAATTGTGGAATAAGCATGAAAAGGGCCAATTAACCCCTGCACAATCACTGATTACTTTATTGCCCCAACCCGCCGAAGAACTCTATCATACCAGAAATGATCCACATAATCTTAATAATGTGCGCTATGCCCCTGAAAACAGGGAAGTGCTGAATCAAATGAGGCTTTTACTTACGACTTGGACCAACCAAACAGGGGATAATATCCCAAATAACCCAACACCACATAAAGCCACAATGCATGGTAAGTTACTGGAATGGGAACGGAGGGAAATGCCAGGAGATGCCACAAATGCTTCTAAGATTAATCACCCTGGCCCCATATTAATGAACTGAGAATACAGTTTAAAGTATCAGAATTTCGGTTACCTTTAGCCTTCTACAGTTTATCTTAAGCCTTTTTATTATTGTTATGCATCAAATAGACTACCTAACCATCTTTGTTTTCACCCTAATTATTCTTGGAGCAGGACTGTCCTTTGGGAAGCAAGGAGGGGATATGAAATCCTTTTTCGCCGCCGGAGGAGCAGTTCCTTGGTCCATCAGTGGCCTATCACTTTTTATGAGCTTTTTCTCCGCAGGTACCTTTGTAGTTTGGGGTTCCATTGCTTATGAATGGGGCTGGGTAGCCATTACCATTCAAATGGCCATGTGTATCAGTGGGTTTTTGATCGGTAAATACCTTGCTCCTAAATGGAAGCAAACCCGGTCGATCACTGTCGCAGCTTACCTTACCGACAGGTTTGGCAAAAAAATCCAACAATATTATACCTTTATTTTTCTGGTGCTATCTCTGGGCTATACTGGAGCTTTTCTTTACCCTGTAGCCAAGATCCTAAATGTGGTGACGGGTTTTGATATCTACTATGCCATCTTGCTCTTAGGGGGCATGATTATGATCTATACAGCCGTTGGAGGGCTTTGGGCAGTTATCGTCACAGATGTGCTCCAATTTGTGATCCTTACTGCAGCAGTCTTGATTGTATTACCCCTTTCTCTGGAGAAGGTAGGAGGCATAAATCAATTTATAGCCGAAGCGCCGGATACGTTTTTTAACATTTTTAATGGAGAATATACCTTTTGGTTTATACTGGCCTTCGTAGGTTACAACACCATATTTATTGGAGGAAACTGGGCTTATGTACAGCGTTATACCTCCGTGAAGGATACAGCCTCAGCGAAGAAGGTTGGCTATCTCTTTGGTATATTGTACCTGATAAGTCCTTTGATTTGGATGTTACCTCCTATGATCTACCGGGTGCTTGACCCAAGTTTGGTAGGTTTGGAAACGGAGGGGGCCTACCTGAGGATGTGCATGAGCGTACTTCCTGTGGGCATGCTTGGCCTGATGTTGGGAGGGATGATCTTTGCCACGGCCAGTTCTGTGAATACTTCTCTCAACCTGGCAGCAGCGGTATTGACCAATGATGTCTACCAACCCCTTTATCCTAAAGCAAGCCATAAGACCCTAATGAAAGTTGCAAGACTGGCAACCTTGCTTTTTGGGCTGGGTACCATTGGAGTGGCTTTTATGGTGCCATTGGCGGGAGGAATTGTTGAAGTGGTCTTGAGTATAGGGGCGGTAACTGGAGGTGCCTTGTATGCCCCGGCTATTTGGGGATTGTTCTCTAAAAGACAGACGGGTAATTCCATTCTAGTAGTTACTAGTGTAAGTTTGGTGATCAACGTGTTTTTTAAATTCGTGTCACCAACCTTGCTGTCCTTTTCACTGGGTCGAAGCAGTGAAATGATTGTTGGCGTCTTTTTACCCATAGTCCTATTGGCTATTTACGAGCTGTACGCTAAAAATAAAAACATTGAAAGTGCCCAATACCAGCGGTATGCGCTTAAAGCCCAACCAACACAGGAAGAATTGACTGAAAGTTTAACTTCAGGTCAAAATCAAAATACCTATGGTTATAAGGTAATGGGTTGGGCATTTATAAGTATTGCTTTATTGTTTTTTGCCCTTGGTTTGTGGGGAGGAGGAGGTGGAGTTTACCTCTTCATTATGGGATTATTAATCCTTGCTTTGGGAACCTATGCTGTGCGTTATGCAAGCAATAAGGCCAAAGCGCAGGTTCTAAAATAAAACGTGAATTCAGTATATCTTAATGATTAAAGAAAATTTTACTAAGGAAAAGCGGTCTTTAAAAATCGAATCGATTACTTCAGATCTGGTAATAGTAGGTGGAGGACTTGCAGGAACTTGTTGCGCCATTACGGCAGCAAGAGAGGGCCTCAATGTTGTATTGGTGCAAGACAGGCCCATTCTCGGTGGCAATGGTTCTTCAGAAGTGAGGCTTTGGATCTTGGGTGCAACCTCCCATATGGGCAATAACAATCGATGGGCCAGGGAAGGCGGCTTAGTGGATGAGATCTTGTTGGAAAACCTCTATAGGAACCCAGAGGGGAATCCATTGATATTGGATACCATACTCATCGAGAAAGTTACGGAACTACCAAATATCCGCTTGCTTTTGAATACGGCCATGTACGATTTGGAAAAGAAAAGCCCGGATGAAATTGATCATGTGCTGGCATTTTGCAGTCAAAACTCAATTCAATACAAACTCAAGGCCCCCTTATTTGTGGACGGATCAGGAGATGGCATCATGAGCTTTATGGCTGGGGCAGCTTTTCGTATGGGTGCCGAATCCGCGGATGAATTTGATGAAGCCTTTGCACCGGATCACCAATATGGAGAGCTGTTGGGACACAGTCTTTACTTCTACAGCAAAGACACAGGCAAGCCTGTTCGGTTTGTTCCTCCAAGTTATGCCAATACGGAAATCTCCCAATTGCCAAGGTTTAAATCTTTCAATTTGAAAGACCATGGCTGTAGACTTTGGTGGGTAGAATATGGGGGAAGAAAAGATACAGTTCATGAATCGGAAACGATTAAGTGGGAATTGTGGCGGGTGATCTATGGCATCTGGAATCACCTGAAAAATTCAGGGGAAAACCCTGAAGTGGCCAACCATACTTTGGAATGGGTAGGAACAATTCCAGGTAAAAGAGAAAGCAGAAGATTTGAAGGTGACTATATTTTATCTCAAAAAGATTTGGTGGAACAACGCAGTTTTGACGATGCAGTTTCCTTTGGTGGATGGGCCCTTGACCTTCATCCTGCGGATGGTGTTTATGGAGAAAAACCCGGCTGTACACAGTGGCATACCAAGGGCGTTTATCAAATTCCTTACAGGACCATGTACAGCAAAAACATCAGTAATTTATTTTTGACCGGAAGGATAATTAGTGCCAGTCATGTGGCCTTTGGATCGAGTCGGGTAATGGCCACTTGTGCTCATAATGCACAGGCCGTGGCGATGGCTGCTGTGCTCTGTAAAAAGCAGCAAATTTCTCCTTCAGATATCCTCAAAGAGGGTAGGATAGAAGCACTAAAAGATAACTTGGTTTTACAAGGACAATACATCCCAAATCATGTGCTAAGGCTGAAAGATGACTTGGCTCAGGACGCAAAAATATCCGCCTCATCTACCATGCGATTGTCGGGATTGGCCTTTGATGGTCCATGGAAATCCCTGACCTTTGCAGCCGCACAAATGTTACCCCTTGCACCTGGAAAGATTCCGGCCATGAAATTCCAATTCAAGGCTACCGAAAACACAAGATTAGTAGTGTCGCTGTTGAAAAGTGAGAAGAAAGGTAATTTCAGTCCTGAAATCATTTTGGCCCAAAATGAGTTGGAATTAACTTTAGGTGAACAGTATTTAACAGTTGATTTACAGGTTAATATAGATAAAACAGAATATTATTTTGTGGCCTTTTCAGCCAATGAAAAGGTGTCCATCAGGAGCAGTCAAACAAGGGCTACAGGTCTGTTGTCAGTCTTTCAAAAATTCAATAAAGCAGTGGCTACTTCTAGTAGACAGGAACCTCCTAAAGGTATTGGTATTGAGGCATTTGACTTTTGGTTGCCTGAAAGAAGACCAGAAGGGCACAACCTTGCATTTGAGTTTACACAAGCTATTGACCCGTTTTCAATAAATTTCTTGACAAATGGAATTTTCCGGCCTACAGTGAGTACAAATGCTTGGGCAGCAGCCTTAGATGATACCGAACCTACCATTGAGATGTTTTGGGATAAAGTGCAGAATATTAATAGTTTAAGTGTGTATTTCGATACTGATTTTGACCATGCCCTGGAGTCTACCTTGATGGGACATCCTGAATCGGAAATACCTTTTTGTGTAAAAGACATTCAATTGACTGACGGTAGTGGGAAAGTCTTGGCTGAAATACAGGACAACCACCGAACGGTAGTAACAATTAAATTTAAAACCCCGGTACAAACGGACAAGCTGCTGCTTACCTTTAAGCAACAAAATGTGCATGTTCCGGTGGCCATATTTGGAATAATATGTTTGTAAATTTTATGAGTAAATTTGGAATTTTATCCCCAAAATATTGGGGAATTGTAGCGCTCTTATTGTTTGGGATTTCACCAGTGCTTGCCCAAAAAAACTTGTCCTTTTCGGCCACTGCAAGTAGCAGTTCATCGCAGGAAAATCATGCTGAAAAATTGTCCATTGATGGAGACCTTCAGACTCATTGGAGCAGCTTGTCTGAGGATAAAAATGCCTGGTTGGTTTTGCGTTTTCCGGGAGCTACGGAAGTTATAAAAGTGGAAATAAATTTCGCTCCAACCGCTGTTCCCAATGAGACAATATACCTGCAATATTTACTAAATGGAGATTGGAAAACTTTCCATAAGGTGGAAAATAATAGGGCAAAAAAAATAGAAATTCAACTGAAAAAACCTCAGCTAATTGACCGAGTTCGGCTGACTGCTCAGGATCAAAAAGCGATGGAAATAAGTGAAGTGCTTTTGCTTGGCCAACAATATTCGGATGAAAGTGGCTTGGAAAACAAACCCATTCTTGTCAATCAAAGTGGTTACAATCTATACCGAAGCAAACGTTTTACTGCTCCCGGAATTTCTGATGAAACCCCTTTTTCTATTGTAAATGTCAAAACTGGAAAGGCCCAATTCTCAGGAAAAGTTAAAGGAGAGAAAGGAGATTTTTCAGCTTTCAACCCGCTAACTGAAGATGAGTTTTTGGTCCGAGTTAAGGAACTCGGATCCTTTCCATTTAGGATCGGACCCAATTGGATGGAGAGAGTTACCTATCGAAACATGATCGATTTTATGTTGGGCGCGAGGCATTATACAGGTACGGTTAAAGATATTCGGCGCATCAGTTTTGCCTGGAGGGATGGGGATTTTTTCAATTGGTCCATGCAAAGTTTAGTGGCCATGTACCTGAGCAATCCGGAAGCATACGAGCGCATGGAAAGAAAAGGACAATATGTTTCCAACGAGAGCTTTGCTGACAATTACAAAGGACTTTGGGGAAAGTTGGAACCTTTTGCACCGGAAACACCAGATATCATCCAGCTCATCCATTGGGATGCAGATGTGAAAATTAGCCAAAAACTAGATCATGAAATGCAAAAGGCAGAGTTGGCACATTTCTTATATGCCTGGCCTTATTTAAAGCAATGGCTGCCGCAACAAAACTTTGACATTGTTTACCAATATTTAAAAGACAATTGGGAAAAAGAGACTGTTTCTGAGCATTCCCTTTCCCAGTACAATTTGAGCAAGGAGCACAATTTGCTTTCCTTGAAGACCCAATTGGGAACGACAAAAGGGGAGATGCCTCCAGGGTTTTCTGTCATTCCAAATTTGATGCTGTATGAAGTCGCCCTACGGGAAGGTGATGTAGCTGCTGAGAAATTCTTTGCGGCCGCTTATAGACAGTTGGATTGGATGATTAATAATTTGGATTGGTCAGATCCCATGACCACCAAAGGGCAAAGGATGTCCGAGCACATGACCATGCGGGCCTTTGCTTATTTTTACCAGCAATTTCCAGAAAGGGCACCTGAAGGTATTCCTGAAAAAGTCAAGGAATGGGCACAGTTGATGTTGGACCGTTCAGACAATCTATGGGATTTCAGAAAATACAGTGTCGAAGAATGGACGCCTCCCGGCTGGAATGAAACCGGAAATATTTTAGGATTCCCTGCAGCAGTTTTTGCAGCAAATGGAATTTTGGAGGATAAGACTTTAATTAATGATTTGGAAATGTTGGCTTGGTCTCATTTTGAGAATTCCTTTGGACGCAATCCAACAGGTAGACAGTTTTCTTACAAAGGGCCTGAAGAAGTAGAGGGCGTAGACCTGGGCTGGTACAGCAGGCATAGAGGAGGGATAGGTTTATTGGATGAGGTCCAGTTTGTATTTGATGGCTCTCCAAAATCTTTCCACTATCCCAATTTCCCCGAGGCAGGGGATTTGGGTTGGACAGAAGGCTGGGTACAGTTCAATACTGCATTTAATTTGAGTATGGCCTATATGGCCAATTACTACACGGATATTGCACTGGAGAAAAAAGGTAAAGGAAAATACATTGTTGCCCTCACTGCCCCACTTAATTTTGATTATAAGACCATAGAAAGCGTTTCGCTCAAAATTTCCAATCAATCTGGAGACAGCATGATGGTCCAACTAAAGGAAGATCAACCATTAGGGGTAAAATTAATTGGCGCAATTGAATTCACTGGAGATGCCATTTTTTTCGAAAACCAGAAGCTTCCGTTTGGAAAGGATGATACCCTTACCCTGAGTTATGGTTATGGGTTTTTTCAGCGAAGCTTGGTTTTGTCGGTTGCAGATTTTAACTAAACCCGAGACAGGACAAAGAGCTTTCCACTACCCGATGGAGACATTCAGCAATGAAATTGGGCCAGGTTCTACCAGCCCAATTTCATTATTTCAGCTAATTCTGTGAAGCTTAACATTGCTTTTAACCCGGATTATGTAATAGGATTTCTCCGTCCTGACAATTGTCAGGGGTGAAGCCTGTCCCGTGTTTACGGGAAGTGTTGCAATCGCAAGAAAATCAGACTGTTTGGAGATTTTAGCATAGCACCGCTATGGTGTTGAAAACAGCAACGAAGTGGCTGATTTTAAAGCGATTTCAGCATGTAATAGAATGTCTATTGCATATTTCGGGTTTAAGTAGCTTTTGAGAGTGTAATTTTTTGTATTCAGGGGAGAAGGTCCTGGTAAAAACGATGAAAGCAGTATGATTTTGGCGGTATTGTTGTATTTTTTCTTCAACAATGCTGACAAAATCTCTCCCATTCTGATTAGTTTTAAAACATTAAACAATAAAACCCGAAATCTCCAAAATGAGCTTTAACCTAAAAATTCGAATTGCCCTTAATGTTTTCCTGTTTATTGGCTTGATCTCCCCAAGCTTACTTTGGGCACAGAAGGATGGCTTTATTCTTTTAGAAGGTACTGTAATGGAAAAAGCCAGAGAGAATATAGATACTAATTCTCCTCAAAAAACACCTGAATTAAAGGCATTGATTATGGCAGCTGAGGAGGCCTTAAGTAGCAGTCCATTTTCAGTCATACATAAAAAGCAATTGCCTCCAAGTGGAGATATACATGATTACACCAGTATGGGGCCTTATTGGTGGCCTGATCCCGAAAAAGAGGATGGACTACCCTATATCAGGAGAGATGGAGAAATTAATCCTGAGTACTTTGATTATAAGGATAAAGAGGAGATGGGTAAATTACTCAATTCCTTAAAAGTGTTAAGTCAGGCATTTTATTTTACTGGCAATGAAAAATATGCTGCTCAAGCTATCCATTTAGCGAATGCTTGGTTTTTAGATCCCGATACCAAAATGAATCCCAACCTAAATTTTGCCCAGCGGATTCCCGGAAGAACGGAAGGAAGGGGAATAGGTATTATTGATACCAGAAAGATGGCAGAATTACCGGATCAATTTAGGATGCTCTCAAGTTCCACCCATTGGAATACCTCATTTGAGGAAGGTATGAAATATTGGCTGACGAAATATGTATCATGGCTTGTAAATAGCAAACACGGTAAGGATGAAGCCGTACATGGCAATAACCATACAACTTGGTATTTTGCTCAAATTATTCCCTTGACTTTGTATTTGGGACAGACAGATAGAGCAGATAGTTTGGCAAAAGCTGGGCTTCCTTTGATAATGGAAGAAATGATTGAGAAGGATGGAAGCCAACCTGCAGAGTTGGCAAGAACTCGTTCTTGGGATTATAGTAGCATGAACCTGTTGGCGATTATGTATTATGCCATGGCATGTGAAAAAGTAGGTATAGATCTCTGGAATAGGGAGAGTGAAAAAGGAGGAAGCATACAGAAGGCTTTGGACTTTTTAAATGCCTATACAGGCAAAAAGCTAGAATGGCCCTATGAGCAAATAAAAGAAAGGGATTTGTCGAGAATAAAGGAGCAGCTTAATATTGCTGCTTACAAGTACCTAGACAAAAGTTATAAAAAAGACGCTGATCAAATGATTAGCCTGAACCCTGAGTTTAGCTATTGGGATCTGGTAAGTTTTAAGCAGATTCGGAAATAGGAAATTTGAATGGAGATTGGTTAATTCTATTCCATCGGATTTCCATTGCTATAACTTGACTAACAATACTTATATCGGGGTCTGATCCCCATTTAATTTAGCTCAAAAAAAAGGAGGTTGCCCCAAAATCGAGACAACCTCCTTGATAATTGATCATTATTACAAATTAAGGTCGGTGATGCCTGAGACTTCAGTTGACACTTCACCAAGCCAGCCTCCTGCGGCAAGTGTTCCGTTATATACTTTTATAAAATCTACCCCGTGGAGCTTAACAGCATTGCCTTCACTGTCATGTGCCCAGCTGATGTCAATTTGAGCAGCTTCATTGTTATTAGACTGATTGTCTGCATAACCCCAATCAAAAGAAGGGTTTGTCCAGAATGTTCCTGTGCCTGATTGGTCAAAGATTTTTGTTGGAAGTAGGGTTCCTGTGAAAGAAATACTATCCGCTTCCCATCCTGGAAAATAGCTTTGACTATTAAATGAATTCTTTGGTACAAATCCTGATTGTCCCTGATTGTCCTTCCATGAGATGTAGTTTTGTTCATTTGGATTGGTTGGCTCCGATTCAGGTCGGTAGTAAGTGACTTCGTAGTTTTTGATCGCTTCAGGGTTGCTGTGTTCCGAACCATAGATCTCATACCATTCGTCATCTGGTAGCCCATTTCTGTTCACATCCTCAGATACCATAATGATGCCCGGTTCCGCCCAACTGCTATAGGCATTGCCATTTACCAAAAAGTCATTGCCTTCACCATTGACGATCGTGTGGTCAAAGCCCATAGTAACATAACCACCAAAACTACCCAAACTGATCAGTGAATTGTTTGTCAGCGCTTTTTCGGCAGTTTTCAATACGCTATCTGCAGCTATACCTTCTGACCAGGCTGGAAGCTTGTTGATTTGCTGTCCCGGTGCAGGCTTAAATTCAAACAATTTGGTCAGGTTATTCGTGTATACTGCATCATTAATGGTAATGGTAACTTGTTCAGTTCTTACACCAAATTCATTCTTGGCCTTGAGCTGTAATAGATGTTCTCCAGCTTTTGCAAAAACATAAGTAAGGTCTTTCGTATTTGCTAGTACTTTGCCGTCATAAAGCCACTCATAACTGGCATCTGCATCGAGTTTTACCACCGCTGCTACCTTAAACCAGCTCATTTTGTCAAATACGAATCCTCCCTCAGGAATATTGAATGAGATCACTGGTGCTGAAGCATCAAAATTTATTGTTCTTCCATCAGCAAAAACAAAAGACAATTGCCCCGTAATCTGTGCCAAAGCAATGATGTTTGACCCTGCTTTTGCTAGCTGATTTTGAGCTGAAATCCCTAGATCTACATCATCTATAACCCAGTTTCCACCTTCTCCAATGCCTATCTCGGGCATGCTATTGGGATCTTCTCCGGCTGCTTTACCTGAGTCTTGGTTGTCAATCCACCAATTTCCATTATCGCCTATTTCAATAAATGAAGGCGAATCATTGACGCTCATGACAGTGCCGTCACTTAATTCTATGCTGTAGGAACCACTATTGTCTTCGTAATTTTTAATGTACAATCGATTATTAAGGGCATCCAATAAGCTTTCATATTGCGCCATTTGTTCTTTAAGGCTGTCAACATCTTTTCGTAAATCCTCAAGGTCATCTTTTAGACATGATGTTAATAATGTTAAGAATAAGAGGCATGGTAATAGTTTTTTCATATGTTTAGAATTTAGTTAATAGTTAGTCTTTATATGGTTTTTTGAATACAAATGCGATTTGGGCGGGAATGTCACCAGTAACTTGTTCGAAAAGCAGTGAATCAGCTTTAAGGTTATAGGCATATAGTTTGCCTGGAGAAACATAGTCTCCGGCATCTGTGATGTAAATATTTCCAGAATAAGCATCTACTGCCAGACCATAAGGCATTTTGATCTTGTCTACTAATTCTTGGGAAATAAAGGGCTGGGAGAGGAGTTCCCTGGTTTGAGTGTTGATCATCGCATAGTCAACCTTAAAATCTCCCAAAGAATAGTCAAATGCTGAACCGATCACATAAGCAGTATCTCCACTGATAGTAAGGTTGGAACAAGGGATGTCAAACTTGTCAATTACTTGGTCTAATTGGGTGTCTATGACAAATAGGTTGGAAGGGGTATCGTAATAATCACCCCTTGAGCTGACATAAATATTCCCTTTTCCATCTGCTTTCACTCGGTGCAGGTTGATGGCAACTTCTATAGCTTTGATGACTTTAAATGAATCCAGGTCAATGACTGAAATGGTGCTTTCATACTGGGGAGGACTATAGCCTCCAGAATTAGCGATGTAAAGTTTACCATTGGAAACAGCCATTTCTTCAGGTTGCCGACCTACCTCTATTCTATTTATTTGGTCAAAATTGGTGGTGTCATATTTGGCTATGAAGCCGTTTGGCTTATCATTCCCCAAAGAAACCTCCCCATCATAGGCACTCACATAGACAAATCCCCCATCAAAAGTTACATAGCGGCAATTCTTCACTTCTAAAACAGCTATACGTTCTGTAGTCTCAGCATCCATCACTTCCACTTTATTGGAGGCATTGATTACAGCATAAAGTTTGGATCCATAAAGGCCTAAATCATTACCTACATCTCCTAAGCCAAGGGTTGAAGTTGGGTTTGCTGTGCCATATAGATTCCTGGTATATAGCCCTGTTTGGTAATCGTAATAATCCAATGAAGCCTTGTTCATATTCATATTGCCTTCATTAAGCAGATAAAATCCGGCAATATTGGAGGCTTCTTGCTCAGGTAGCTTGTCCTCGTCTGGCAAAGAAATAAAATCGTCTTCCCTACAACTCGATAGAGTAGATAGAATAAGTAGGAATAAGAGGTAGTAAAATGCGTGTTTCATAATTTAAAAGGAGATATTGAATTTTAGTCGATAGTTTCTTCCTGGCATTGGAAAGTTTAAAACCACATCGTAATACTGGTTAAACAGGTTGTTTGTCTCTAAACCCATAGCGTATTGATACTTGCCAAAACGATTTTTATAGGTTAATCCCAGGTCGCTGGTGTACCAGGGTTGGACATAGTTGACAGGTAAATTTGCTTTTTGGCTATAGCGTTCACCGGTATAGATGAAGCTGAAATTGGCTTGCCAGTTCTGATAGCTGGCTGATGAGGTAATTGTTCCATTATGAACTGGCGTATTAGGGATCTGGTCTCCATACACTGTGCTGGAGGACGTAATATCTATTGCCTTCTGTAAGGTGTAACCCATTCCTATTTCGAGTGATACGTTTGCTATTTCTTTAATGCCACGTAGTTTGGTTTCAAGTCCTTTAACTTCTACCTCACCCAAGTTCATCATTGTCCACCGAAAGAGATTGGCAGATGGCATGGCCACAATTTTGTCTTTAACTTGGTTGTAATACCCGTCTACTTGAATGGTAAAAGCTTCTAAAATATGGTTGGGTTTGGCCCGCCAGGTGGCTCCTATATTGTATTGGGTTGTGAATTCTGGTCGTAAAAAGGTGTTTCCTACGAAAGTGTAATAGAGGTCATTGAAGGTAGGCATCCGAAAAGACTCCTTGTAAAAGGCCCTAAAGCGGAAATTCTCATTTAAGGTAAAAGGCTGATAGGAAACTGATATTACAGGGTTGAAAACTTGTTGGTCGCTTCCTTTTTGGTAAAACTTTACTTGATCATTTACATAGGCACCTAAAAGGTTTGCTTGTATTTCTAATCTGTCTCGATGAATGGCGCTGGATAGGGCGAAGTAATAAGAAGATCTGCTAGGATAAGTGAATCGATATAGGTTGGCATCCAGAGTATTGAAGGAATAGTCTGCCGCGAGGGATAC
Protein-coding sequences here:
- a CDS encoding sodium:solute symporter family protein, whose amino-acid sequence is MHQIDYLTIFVFTLIILGAGLSFGKQGGDMKSFFAAGGAVPWSISGLSLFMSFFSAGTFVVWGSIAYEWGWVAITIQMAMCISGFLIGKYLAPKWKQTRSITVAAYLTDRFGKKIQQYYTFIFLVLSLGYTGAFLYPVAKILNVVTGFDIYYAILLLGGMIMIYTAVGGLWAVIVTDVLQFVILTAAVLIVLPLSLEKVGGINQFIAEAPDTFFNIFNGEYTFWFILAFVGYNTIFIGGNWAYVQRYTSVKDTASAKKVGYLFGILYLISPLIWMLPPMIYRVLDPSLVGLETEGAYLRMCMSVLPVGMLGLMLGGMIFATASSVNTSLNLAAAVLTNDVYQPLYPKASHKTLMKVARLATLLFGLGTIGVAFMVPLAGGIVEVVLSIGAVTGGALYAPAIWGLFSKRQTGNSILVVTSVSLVINVFFKFVSPTLLSFSLGRSSEMIVGVFLPIVLLAIYELYAKNKNIESAQYQRYALKAQPTQEELTESLTSGQNQNTYGYKVMGWAFISIALLFFALGLWGGGGGVYLFIMGLLILALGTYAVRYASNKAKAQVLK
- a CDS encoding FAD-dependent oxidoreductase, encoding MIKENFTKEKRSLKIESITSDLVIVGGGLAGTCCAITAAREGLNVVLVQDRPILGGNGSSEVRLWILGATSHMGNNNRWAREGGLVDEILLENLYRNPEGNPLILDTILIEKVTELPNIRLLLNTAMYDLEKKSPDEIDHVLAFCSQNSIQYKLKAPLFVDGSGDGIMSFMAGAAFRMGAESADEFDEAFAPDHQYGELLGHSLYFYSKDTGKPVRFVPPSYANTEISQLPRFKSFNLKDHGCRLWWVEYGGRKDTVHESETIKWELWRVIYGIWNHLKNSGENPEVANHTLEWVGTIPGKRESRRFEGDYILSQKDLVEQRSFDDAVSFGGWALDLHPADGVYGEKPGCTQWHTKGVYQIPYRTMYSKNISNLFLTGRIISASHVAFGSSRVMATCAHNAQAVAMAAVLCKKQQISPSDILKEGRIEALKDNLVLQGQYIPNHVLRLKDDLAQDAKISASSTMRLSGLAFDGPWKSLTFAAAQMLPLAPGKIPAMKFQFKATENTRLVVSLLKSEKKGNFSPEIILAQNELELTLGEQYLTVDLQVNIDKTEYYFVAFSANEKVSIRSSQTRATGLLSVFQKFNKAVATSSRQEPPKGIGIEAFDFWLPERRPEGHNLAFEFTQAIDPFSINFLTNGIFRPTVSTNAWAAALDDTEPTIEMFWDKVQNINSLSVYFDTDFDHALESTLMGHPESEIPFCVKDIQLTDGSGKVLAEIQDNHRTVVTIKFKTPVQTDKLLLTFKQQNVHVPVAIFGIICL
- a CDS encoding discoidin domain-containing protein encodes the protein MSKFGILSPKYWGIVALLLFGISPVLAQKNLSFSATASSSSSQENHAEKLSIDGDLQTHWSSLSEDKNAWLVLRFPGATEVIKVEINFAPTAVPNETIYLQYLLNGDWKTFHKVENNRAKKIEIQLKKPQLIDRVRLTAQDQKAMEISEVLLLGQQYSDESGLENKPILVNQSGYNLYRSKRFTAPGISDETPFSIVNVKTGKAQFSGKVKGEKGDFSAFNPLTEDEFLVRVKELGSFPFRIGPNWMERVTYRNMIDFMLGARHYTGTVKDIRRISFAWRDGDFFNWSMQSLVAMYLSNPEAYERMERKGQYVSNESFADNYKGLWGKLEPFAPETPDIIQLIHWDADVKISQKLDHEMQKAELAHFLYAWPYLKQWLPQQNFDIVYQYLKDNWEKETVSEHSLSQYNLSKEHNLLSLKTQLGTTKGEMPPGFSVIPNLMLYEVALREGDVAAEKFFAAAYRQLDWMINNLDWSDPMTTKGQRMSEHMTMRAFAYFYQQFPERAPEGIPEKVKEWAQLMLDRSDNLWDFRKYSVEEWTPPGWNETGNILGFPAAVFAANGILEDKTLINDLEMLAWSHFENSFGRNPTGRQFSYKGPEEVEGVDLGWYSRHRGGIGLLDEVQFVFDGSPKSFHYPNFPEAGDLGWTEGWVQFNTAFNLSMAYMANYYTDIALEKKGKGKYIVALTAPLNFDYKTIESVSLKISNQSGDSMMVQLKEDQPLGVKLIGAIEFTGDAIFFENQKLPFGKDDTLTLSYGYGFFQRSLVLSVADFN
- a CDS encoding alginate lyase family protein: MSFNLKIRIALNVFLFIGLISPSLLWAQKDGFILLEGTVMEKARENIDTNSPQKTPELKALIMAAEEALSSSPFSVIHKKQLPPSGDIHDYTSMGPYWWPDPEKEDGLPYIRRDGEINPEYFDYKDKEEMGKLLNSLKVLSQAFYFTGNEKYAAQAIHLANAWFLDPDTKMNPNLNFAQRIPGRTEGRGIGIIDTRKMAELPDQFRMLSSSTHWNTSFEEGMKYWLTKYVSWLVNSKHGKDEAVHGNNHTTWYFAQIIPLTLYLGQTDRADSLAKAGLPLIMEEMIEKDGSQPAELARTRSWDYSSMNLLAIMYYAMACEKVGIDLWNRESEKGGSIQKALDFLNAYTGKKLEWPYEQIKERDLSRIKEQLNIAAYKYLDKSYKKDADQMISLNPEFSYWDLVSFKQIRK
- a CDS encoding YncE family protein, whose translation is MKHAFYYLLFLLILSTLSSCREDDFISLPDEDKLPEQEASNIAGFYLLNEGNMNMNKASLDYYDYQTGLYTRNLYGTANPTSTLGLGDVGNDLGLYGSKLYAVINASNKVEVMDAETTERIAVLEVKNCRYVTFDGGFVYVSAYDGEVSLGNDKPNGFIAKYDTTNFDQINRIEVGRQPEEMAVSNGKLYIANSGGYSPPQYESTISVIDLDSFKVIKAIEVAINLHRVKADGKGNIYVSSRGDYYDTPSNLFVIDTQLDQVIDKFDIPCSNLTISGDTAYVIGSAFDYSLGDFKVDYAMINTQTRELLSQPFISQELVDKIKMPYGLAVDAYSGNIYITDAGDYVSPGKLYAYNLKADSLLFEQVTGDIPAQIAFVFKKPYKD